From one Amphiura filiformis chromosome 13, Afil_fr2py, whole genome shotgun sequence genomic stretch:
- the LOC140168465 gene encoding SOSS complex subunit B2-like isoform X3: MSVWDVLGEVMQPGDIFRLTKGYATLFRGCLTLYSGTGGKLHKVGEFCMVFSEFPNMSEPNPEFIAQQKIAQQDQRSNSPTGQGPGQSSAENRNTGNSGQRPGNNGSGQGDFSGQAGRPPTPPVGGGGAGFSQSSRGGLNRGGMTRGQPSNNGMMGNYANDMRGRNRRGR, translated from the exons ATGTCTGTATGGGATGTCCTAGGTGAAGTCATGCAGCCAGGAGACATCTTTAGATTAACTAAAGG TTATGCCACTCTGTTCCGTGGGTGCCTTACGTTATATAGTGGGACTGGAGGAAAGCTACACAAAGTTGGAGA GTTTTGTATGGTGTTTTCAGAGTTTCCCAATATGAGTGAACCTAACCCAGAATTTATAGCACAGCAAAAAATA GCACAGCAAGATCAAAGAAGCAACTCACCAACAGGTCAAGGACCAGGTCAAAGTTCAGCTGAAAATCGTAACACAGGGAATTCAG GACAACGCCCCGGCAACAACGGTTCAGGTCAAGGTGATTTTAGTGGTCAAGCTGGACGACCACCTACCCCGCCAGTAGGAGGAGGAGGGGCCGGCTTCTCACAGTCATCAAGAGGAGGTCTAAACAGAGGAGGAATGACCAGAGGTCAGCCTAGCAACAATGGCATGATGGGAAATTATGCAAATGATATGCGAGGAAGAAATCGAAGAGGCAGATAG
- the LOC140168465 gene encoding SOSS complex subunit B2-like isoform X2 has protein sequence MSVWDDLGEVMQPGDIIRLTKGYATLFRGCLTLYSGTGGKLHKVGEFCMVFSEFPNMSEPNPEFIAQQKIAQQDQRSNSPTGQGPGQSSAENRNTGNSGQRPGNNGSGQGDFSGQAGRPPTPPVGGGGAGFSQSSRGGLNRGGMTRGQPSNNGMMGNYANDMRGRNRRGR, from the exons ATGTCTGTATGGGATGACCTAGGTGAAGTCATGCAGCCTGGAGACATCATTAGATTAACTAAAGG TTATGCCACTCTGTTCCGTGGGTGCCTTACGTTATATAGTGGGACTGGAGGAAAGCTACACAAAGTTGGAGA GTTTTGTATGGTGTTTTCAGAGTTTCCCAATATGAGTGAACCTAACCCAGAATTTATAGCACAGCAAAAAATA GCACAGCAAGATCAAAGAAGCAACTCACCAACAGGTCAAGGACCAGGTCAAAGTTCAGCTGAAAATCGTAACACAGGGAATTCAG GACAACGCCCCGGCAACAACGGTTCAGGTCAAGGTGATTTTAGTGGTCAAGCTGGACGACCACCTACCCCGCCAGTAGGAGGAGGAGGGGCCGGCTTCTCACAGTCATCAAGAGGAGGTCTAAACAGAGGAGGAATGACCAGAGGTCAGCCTAGCAACAATGGCATGATGGGAAATTATGCAAATGATATGCGAGGAAGAAATCGAAGAGGCAGATAG